The following proteins are co-located in the Salvelinus namaycush isolate Seneca chromosome 31, SaNama_1.0, whole genome shotgun sequence genome:
- the tmem141 gene encoding transmembrane protein 141, whose translation MVNLGLTKVDDALAAKHPGLQQYAACQSHAFMKGTGTFILGTSGLFLIQKVIQKRLPYPLQWNLLISTAASSVGSYAVTRWETMKCTDLWMLIETGKVPDRTPHIAEPAPEEPAGPKKTPYGDVME comes from the exons ATGGTCAACCTTGGACTCACAAAAGTGGACGATGCGCTTGCAGCAAAACATCCG GGTTTACAGCAGTATGCTGCCTGTCAGTCTCATGCCTTCATGAAAGGGACAGGGACCTTTATATTGG GGACAAGTGGATTATTTCTCATACAAAAAGTTATTCAGAAGAGGCTTCCATATCCTTTGCAGTGGAACCTGCTGATTTCAACAG CGGCTTCGTCAGTGGGCAGCTATGCAGTGACACGCTGGGAGACAATGAAGTGCACTGACCTATGGATGCTAATAGAGACAGGGAAAGTACCAGACAGAACACCACACA TAGCAGAGCCTGCCCCTGAGGAACCAGCTGGGCCGAAGAAGACCCCATATGGAGATGTGATGGAATGA
- the LOC120025532 gene encoding suppressor APC domain-containing protein 2-like, which translates to MQPKDTEYSTDGLPKAFLQSLRTLFDILDDGKRGYVHISEIESRWQGADTHDLPGGVLECLRRVAPPHGCLTFERFVAGLRYSMLNPDNNNQMKGQSAVHTEHPHSNQHHLPAQKPALLSACSVGTRIENKVIPLDSSNGTNNTHHNRAFSLQSRSRHEEGNTGYPVTSAAGGPMRYTNAGYERSGRSLERIPIVLESGSYRADSARMVKQAHPQQSRVRSIESLALESPSLQKPSKFECHS; encoded by the coding sequence ATGCAGCCTAAAGACACGGAATATTCAACAGATGGATTACCCAAAGCATTTTTACAAAGTTTGAGGACACTCTTTGACATCCTTGATGACGGGAAGAGAGGGTATGTGCACATATCGGAGATTGAGAGTCGATGGCAAGGGGCAGATACTCATGATTTGCCCGGCGGGGTGCTGGAGTGCCTGAGGCGGGTGGCCCCACCGCATGGTTGCCTGACATTTGAGCGCTTCGTGGCGGGGTTGCGATACTCCATGCTGAACCCGGACAACAACAACCAAATGAAGGGCCAGTCTGCCGTGCACACGGAACACCCGCACTCTAATCAGCACCATCTGCCAGCGCAAAAACCAGCCCTGCTCTCTGCCTGCTCTGTCGGAACTCGGATTGAAAACAAAGTTATTCCACTGGATTCGAGCAACGGGACCAACAATACGCATCACAACCGCGCGTTCTCACTTCAGAGTCGGTCCAGACATGAGGAGGGGAACACTGGATACCCAGTCACCTCTGCCGCAGGTGGCCCCATGCGGTACACCAATGCGGGTTATGAGAGATCAGGCAGAAGTTTGGAACGGATTCCTATTGTGCTCGAAAGCGGTTCGTATCGAGCAGATTCGGCTCGAATGGTGAAGCAAGCGCATCCACAGCAGAGTCGGGTGAGGTCCATAGAGTCCCTTGCGCTCGAGTCACCAAGCCTCCAAAAACCAAGTAAGTTTGAATGTCACTCTTGA